The Urbifossiella limnaea nucleotide sequence CCGACACAGGGATAGTAGTCGGATCGCTCGGCATGACATCCGAATGCGGAGTCGGCGAACGGTGTCCGGCCAGCGGACCCGGACGCCGTTTAAGGCCCCGAGAAGGCCCGTGGCGGGCCGATCGGGGGCTGGGGAGCACTTCTGTCCCCCTGGAGGGGCCGGCCGAATGCGAGCGCCTGGGGCGATTATTGTCTGGGATGAAAAAGGACGGCGGAGCCTCAACCCGCGGAGCAGAGCAGCTGGACGCCGGGATGTCTGTACAGAATCTGGCCGTCTGGAGCTGGGTGCCCGACCGGGGCGGGCCGGAGCACGGGTTCCCACTCCTGTCCGGGGCCGGGCGGCTGGTGGTCAAGGACGGGATGATAGCGGGAGCCGCCCGGGTCACCATGACCGACTCCGCGATAGCATACCTGCGGCAGGCGGCGCGGACGCCAGCCGTGCGCCGGCAGGTGAAGGCGATCGCGGCGTGACCGGGGCGGCTTCCCGGTCAGCGGTAGAAGTCGATCCACTCGACGGTCAGCAACTTCGGGTTGTCGCGGAGGAACGCGGCCGGAAGCGTGACCTCGAAGTGCCCGCCGTCGAGCGGGACGCCGGCGGCCAGCTTCCCGTCCTTGCCGAGCACCCGGATCGCCAGCCGGCAGGGGTCGTCCGCGGCCAGCGGCGTCTCGTCCTTGCCCGGCGTCCACTGTCGGACCTCGACCTTGCCGTCCCGGACACCCGCCGCGGCCCCGACCGCGACCGCGCCGGCCGACACCTTCAGGTTCTCCAGCCCCTTCAGGTAGAGCCGCACGACGACGGCCTTCGGCCACGTGTCGCCCGTTCGCTCGATCACCGCCCGGCTGATCCCCGACGGGCTCCTGACGTCGAACGTGGTGCGCTCCCGATCGCCGCCGACCGTCACCGTGTCGTCCGCCTTCCGGGTGGTGACGGTGAACCGGGCCGGCGGCTCGTCGGACGCCCCAGGCAGAGTGCCGAGCCCGTGCGACGCCACAGACAGCGTGAGAAGTAAGCCCGCAGTCGCCGCACGCATGGTCGGTCCTCCACACCCTGCCGGCCGACACCCCGGCAACGTCCGCGACTCGGGCTCGTTCAGCGGGTGCTGGTCCTTCCGCCCGTCGGCCACCACCGCCACCCACTCGGTCACCCGCCGGCCCAGCAACCGGCAGGCGTCCATTCCCGCGGCTCCTTCGCGGCCACCGCCCCGTAGTGGCAGGTCGTCGCCTTCCCGGCGTGGTCGATGACCCCGATGTCACGCCGCCTCGTCCGCCGGCTTCTGCACGGGCGGTGCCGGAACCCGCTCCCACCACTGATGCGGGCAGACCCGGCACCGGTACTTGGTCTCGACGAACTTGCCGTCCGCGGCCTCGACCGTCCTTCTGGCCCGGAACAGATAGCCCTTGTGCTGGCACTTCGGACAGCAGCGGTCGGGACGAACGAACGGCGTCATGCGGCGGACTCCGGGAGCTTCATGTCGGCAGGCGGGGGCATCGTCGAGGCGGGCGACCGGGTCAGAGTCGCCGGCGGCCACCGAGCACGCGGAGCACGATCACCACCAGGACGAGGAGGAGGATGAGGTGGATGAAGGGTCCGCCGAACGGGACGATGAACGCCCCGAGAATCCAGAAGAGGACGAAGAGCAGGACGATTGTTTCGAGCGGGTAGCGGAACATGGCGGTCTCGGGGCGGGGTCCGGGCGAATCCGAGCAACCCGCCCCACCCGCCGGACGGGTGCGTCGCCTGTTAGCGACCGCTCCTGGTCGGCGGGGGTCTCGTCCAACCGGGCGGCGGCGATTGCGTGAGCGAACCGCGATTACGACTCGTCGGGGCCGAGGTCGGACTCGATCTCGGTGCAGCTGATCACGTTCGCGGTGTCGTTGAAGTACACCAGCACCTCGGTCCCGTCCGCGTCCTTCCCGGAGTGCATCCCGCCCTTCTCCGGCTTGAAGTCGATTCGTGCGGCCCGTGTGAAGGCCGTGCCGCGTTTCACCGACGGGCTCAGATCCGCCTTCGGGTGCTTGGCCCACAACTCCGCAACCGTCTCCGCGAACGTCATCGCCGCCCACCTCCGCTGGACAGGAAACGGAACGAGATAGGGGGAGGAAGAACTGCCGTCAAGCGCGACGGCGACCTCGCGGACTATCCCGCCAGCCGCCGGGGTTGATCTCTGGCCGGCCGTCCCGGGTTCACCTCTCTCGCCGCCCTGTCGGTCCCCGTGTGCGGAGCCGGGTCGCCCGACGGGTCCGGCCCGGCCACGAGGCCGGCGTCGATTTCGTCATCGAGCCGCCCGTGGTCGAGACGTCCCGGGTCGCCGGCCCGCCCGGCCCTGCCGGGCCGCGCCGGCGGTATCGACCGCGAGTGGCTCGTCGCTCCTCCCCGCCGGGCCGACCGGGTCGTCTCCGGCAGGGCCGCCAGGAACGCCTCCACCGCCGCCGCTTTCGGCGTCTGGGTGGCGGCCCGACCGTCGTTGTGGGCGTCGAGGTCGCGGAGCCGCCGACGGTCTCTCACCACCCCGGCGAAGTCCTCGTCCGTCACGGCGGCCATCGACGCCACCCAGATCTCGGCAAGCAACCGGATGCGGGCCTCCTTGTAGGCCCGCTGTTGGCCGGACGCGGTCAGTAACCCGTCCGGCATCGGCCGGCCGGTGGTGGCGGCGATCACCACGTCCAAGAGGACCGGCCCGCCGGCGAGGGCCGCGAGCTTCCACGCGGCGGCCGGCTGCGGGCCGGTGAACCCGCGGAGCGGGCTGTACCCGACCGCGTGGGTCAGCAGCCAGTCGGTCGCCGCGCGCATCGGGCGGACGGCGAAGAACACCGCGGCGTACGCCTCCACCAGGGCGGCCGGCAGCGCGAGCCGCACGGCGACGCGGTCGAGCGGCTCGTCGGTGAGGAGGCGGGCCTCCAGTTCCCCCTTCACCGCCGGATCGCCAGCCCAGATCTCGTGGGCGGCTCGAACCGTCGCCGCCCTCGACGCGGCACCGCCGCGGTTCTGGATCGCAGCGCGGGCGTGGGACACCCAGGCGTCGTCGATCCGCCGGTCACGCCGGCGGCCGGTGGCGAGCAGGTACTCGGCCCGCAGCCACCGCCACTCCGGTCGGCGGTAGAAGCTCCCCGGACTCCATCGGAGGGGGTCGGTGACCATCACGTGCCTCCTTGCACGCCGGGCCGGTCCGGCGGTCGGCCTGCGCTTCGGCGACGCCCATCCGACCCTGACCCATTGTCCCAGATGAGGCGGGTGTGCCGCCAGAGAGGCAGGCCGGGCCACGACTTTTGTTACGCTCGTTGTGCGCCGGGACGACCTGTTGCTCTGGCCCGGCTACCTGCCGGTTTGGGACAATGCGCGGGGACGCGGTGGGATGTAGCACAATTCGGCGGAGGGCGGTCATGGGGTGGGAGCGGCGGCAGCAGGGGCCGAAGTTGGGGTACTTCTACACTTCGGTTCGTGTCGGTGACCGCGTCAAGAAGGTCTATTTCGGCCGCGGGCAGGCCGGGCACGAGGCCGCGGCCGAGCTGGAGCTGAGGCGCAAGGGCCGCCTGGAAGCCAAAACGCTCCTTCAAGACGCCCGTGACGGCGCGGACGAGGCCGATCAACTGGCGAACGAACTGCGGGAATGGGCGGAAGTGCTGCTCGGCACGTGGCTGATCGTGACCGGGCACCGCAAGCGCCGCGGCCAGTGGAGGAGGACGAGCTGTGGGTAGGAAGCCGAGGGTGGGGTCGCGGGCGTGGGAGGAATCGCTCGTCAACAGTCCGATGTACGCCCGGAACACGATTCTTGACCTGGCCAAGCGGGCCGAGGGCGGGAGCAAGGAGGCCGTCGAGAACCTGTCCCTGTGGCTGGAGAAGTACCCGGGCATGCGGGCTCTGGTCCGCGAGCTGGACGACCTGGCCACCAAGGTCGAGCGGGCCTGGGTGCAGCGGCTGTGCGGGACCGACGAGCTGTCGCGGAAGGCGGTCGAGGACGACCTGGCGGCGATGAAGGCCGAGCTGCTCGGCCCCGCCCCGTCGGTCGCCGACAAGATCCTGGTGGGCACCGTCCTGGTCGCCAACCTGGGCTACCAGCGCGCCGCCCTCGCCGCGTCCCTGCCGACGGACAGGCCGGAGGTGCGGGCCGCCCGGGAGAAGCTCTTGTCGGGCGCCCAGAAGCGGCTCCAGGACGCGCTGCGGGGTTGGGAACTACACGCCGGGAAGAAGGCCCGGGGGCTACGCCCGCGGGGCAAACTCAAGCTGTTCGAGCCCGAGGCGGTGGCGTAGCACCCGGCCGCCGGCTCGCCTCGCCAGATCGTGATGCCGCCGGACGTGGTGACGATGCCGTCGAGGTCGTACTTCTCCAGCCGGCGACACGCCTCCCGTTCCACCGCCGGAACGCCCGCGTGCCATGTCCGAACGAAGCCCCTCTGAAGTTGCCGTACGACCCTCCACTTTCACCAGCCGCGAAAAGGGGTGGAGGCGTGGGTTGCGAGACGGCTTATGAGTCGGCCAGGAGCAACGCCAGGTCCCAAACGGTGAGCTCGCCTTCCAAGTCCCCGGTCGCAACGTGCCGCCCGTCCGGGGAGAACGCGACCGCCCGGAGCTTGCCGTCCAGGGACGCCTCGGCCGCCGGGACTGCGGCCTTCGACCAGCGCCGGAGCGTGACCCCACCGTCGCCCGGGCCGTGCGCCGACACCACTTCGTCGTTGTCGAGGGTCGTGATGTCAAGTACCTCGTCCGGCCCGCCCTCCCCTTCCCGCACCAGCTTTCCCGTCGCGGCGTCCCACACCCAAACGCCGCCGGCCTCGTCCCCCGCCAACACCCGCGTCCCGTCCGGCGAGAATCGGACGCACGTCGCGGGAACCTTCCCACCCTTCAGACGCCGGGACGGCTTCTTCACACCGACCTCGTACACCAACACCTCGCCGGGCTTGCCCGCGACCGCCAGATGCCGCATGTCGCGGTCGAACGCCACGCCCTCGCACGGCCCGGCGTCCGGGAACGCTTCTTCGGCCCATTTCCCGGTCGGGCAGTCGTACCAGTCGATCCCGGGATGGCCCGCGAGCGCGACCCCTCTTGGCGACGCGGCGACGGATCTGCGGGAGAACCGCACACCCGCTGCCCCCCCGAGCAAGGACGCCGTGTTCGCAACCGCGTCCCAGCGGAAGACTCTGAATTGGTTGTCGGTAGCCTTCTTCCCGCCCTGCGTCAGCAGGACCAACTCGCCCCATCCCGGCCCGAACGCGACCCCGACGACCGCCCACTTGTCTTTGCGCTTGTCCTGGGCGCCCACGCTTTTGCCGGACCCGACGTTCCAGAGTTGGGCCGTGCCGTCGTGGGCGCCGGACGCGAGGCAGGTGCCGTCCGGCGAGAAGACGAGGGCGTGAATCGTGCCGTTCGTGGCGGGCATTCGGTGAACCAGACCCCTGACCGGAATCGAGGCGGCCGGCGGTTTTGGGCGCTTGGCCGACGAGCCCGAGGATGTCGTCCCCATGGTTGTACCTGTTGGTGCGCAATGGTGCCGACCCCGAGTATCCACGTTGCCGCGAGCGAAACAAGTAGCGGGAAAGAATTTCCCGGAGACGACGTGTGAGACGGATGCGGTTCGTCGGTGGGACACCCACCTGTCGAGTCGGGATAGGATTCAAGAAAGGGGTATTGGGTCGCTTCGGCGGGTGCGGAGACCAGCACCCGCCGTTGCAGGCCGTCGGCCCGCAGGTGCCGTGGAACGAGGGGAGTCGCCCGTGACAACCGCGAGAACGGCGAAGGTGATGGCGGCGGTGAAGGCCATCAAGGACTTCCACGCCCTCGGCCGGTCGGTGCCGAAGAAGCAGGCCCAGAAGGAGGCGTACGCCCAGGGCACGGTCGACGCCGAGGCCCAGAAGCACGGCGTCAACCCGGACACCGTCCGCAAGGCCCGGCAGTTCGCCGACCCGGTCGGCGGGTACACCCCCGCCGAGGTGAACGACCTCTGCCGGCTCATCACCGCCGAGCAGCCCCACCAGGACGACGAGCGCTCGGTGTTCGGGCGGACGCACCTGATCCGGCTGCTGAGCGTGAAGAAGCAGTACCGCGCGGGCCTCCAGGAGGCGGCCGTGCGGGGCGGGTGGTCGACCGGCGAGCTGGAGGCCCAGATCGCTGCGAGGTACGGGAGCCGGCGGGACGGCGGGCGGAGGCGGCGGCTCCCGGCCGACGCGCTCGGGCTCCTGACCCAGGTCGAGCGGCTGTGCGAGGGGTGGCGGCGGTGGGTCGCACTCGTGTCCGCGAACCCGGAGCAGCAGGTGGGTAAGACCAAGGGGCCGTCGATGAACGACCTCCCGCCCCGTGTCCGGCGGCTGGTGGGCGAAGCCGGCGCCGCCCTGGCGAAGCTCCACG carries:
- a CDS encoding DUF417 family protein, giving the protein MSVQNLAVWSWVPDRGGPEHGFPLLSGAGRLVVKDGMIAGAARVTMTDSAIAYLRQAARTPAVRRQVKAIAA
- a CDS encoding DUF5670 family protein, with the translated sequence MFRYPLETIVLLFVLFWILGAFIVPFGGPFIHLILLLVLVVIVLRVLGGRRRL
- a CDS encoding WD40 repeat domain-containing protein: MPATNGTIHALVFSPDGTCLASGAHDGTAQLWNVGSGKSVGAQDKRKDKWAVVGVAFGPGWGELVLLTQGGKKATDNQFRVFRWDAVANTASLLGGAAGVRFSRRSVAASPRGVALAGHPGIDWYDCPTGKWAEEAFPDAGPCEGVAFDRDMRHLAVAGKPGEVLVYEVGVKKPSRRLKGGKVPATCVRFSPDGTRVLAGDEAGGVWVWDAATGKLVREGEGGPDEVLDITTLDNDEVVSAHGPGDGGVTLRRWSKAAVPAAEASLDGKLRAVAFSPDGRHVATGDLEGELTVWDLALLLADS